The sequence GAGCCGCTCACCGTGCCGCCCAGCGCGTCGCTGTGGCCGTTGAGCCACTTGCTGGTGGACTGCACCGCGTAGTCCGCGCCCAGCTCCAGCGCGCGCTGGCCGTAGGGCGACGGGAAGGTCGCGTCCACCGCGAACACCGCCCCCGCGTCCTTGCAGGCCTGCGCGAGCGCGCGGATGTCCGGCACGCGCAACAGCGGGTTGGAGATGCTCTCCGCCAGCACCAGGCGCGGGCGCCACTCCCGGATGCGCGCGGGGGCGTCCGGGTCCGTCTGGTCCAGGGGACGCAGCTCCACGCCCCAGCGGGCGCACAGGTTCTTGTAGAGCGCCCGGGTGACGCCGTAGCCGTCCGTGGGCATCACCAGCACGTCCCCGGCCTTCCACGGCTGCGCGTCGAACAGCGAGCGCAGCGCCGCCATGCCGCTGGCGTACGCGACGCACGCCTCCGCACCCTCCAGCGCCGCCACGGCCTCCTCCAGCAGCGCGGCGTTGGGCGCGCTGATGCGGGCGTAGGCGTAGTCCTTGCCGTCCAGCGCGTCCGACAGGTCGTCGCTGCTGTCGAACCAGTTCACCGCCGCCGGGAAGATGGGCGGGATGACGGGCACGGCCTTGCTCCCGGTGAGCCGGGAGCCCGCGTGCACCGCCACCGTCTTCTGCTTCGTCTTCATGCGCGTGTCGTCTCGCTGGGGACGGAAGGAAATGGGGACTGACTACTCGCCGTGCTCGATGAGCCAGCGCTCCGCGTCGATGGCGGCCATGCAGCCGGTGCCCGCCGCGGTGATGGCCTGGCGGTAGTAGCTGTCCTGCACGTCGCCGCAGGCGAAGACGCCTTCGATGTTGGTGCGCGTGCTGCCCGGAATCGTCTTCAGGTAGCCGCCCTGGTGCGTCTCCAGGATGCCCTGGAACAGCTCCGTGTTCGGCGTGTGGCCGATGGCGACGAACAGGCCCTGCGCGTTGACGAGCTGGCTGTCACCCGTCTTGAGGTTGCGCACCACGGCGCCCGTCATGCCCTTCGCGTTGCCCACCACCTCCTCCACGGCGGAGTTCCACATGAAGGAGATCTTCGGGTTGTTGAGCGCGCGCTCCTGCATCACCTTGGACGCGCGCAGCGTGTCGCGGCGGTGGATGAGCGTGACGTGGTTGACGATCTTCGCCAGGTACGTGGCCTCTTCCATGGCCGTGTCGCCGCCGCCCACCACCAGCACGTCCTGCTTCTTGTAGAAGGCGCCGTCGCAGGTGGCGCACGCGGACACGCCGCGGTTCTTGTAGGTGTCCTCGCCCTTGACGCCCAGCCACTTGGCCGTGGCGCCCGTGGAGATGATGACCGTCTCCGAGCGCACCTGGATGCCGCTCTCGCTCTCCAGCAGGAAGGGCCGCTTGGAGAAGTCCACCTTGGTGATGTTCTCCATGTGGATGACGGTGTTGAAGCGCTCCGCCTGCTTCTGGAAGCGCTCCATCAGCTCCGGACCGGTGATGCCCTCCGGGAAGCCGGGGTAGTTCTCCACGTCGGTGGTGACCATGAGCTGGCCGCCCGGGACGCGCTGGGGGTGCTCCAGGGTGGGGCCGCCGGCGAACACCACGGGCTCCAGGTTGGCGCGCGCCGCGTAGATGGCGGCCGTGTAGCCCGCCGGGCCGGAACCGATGATGGTGACCTTCTGGATCTTGTCCTGCGACACGGCGCCTCCTGCGCTCATACGTTGACGGGCCCGGACGGTAACAGACGCCGCCGTCCTGGCCATGATACGAACCTGGACCCCATGGATGCCGCTGTCCTCAAGAAGGTTGCGCTCTTCGAGGGGTTGACCCAGGGCCAGCTCGCCAAGGTCGCCCGGATTGCCCAGCCGCGCACCCACGTGGCCGGTGATTACCTATTCCGGGAGGGTGACGCCGGCCAGGACATGTTCATCCTCGCCGACGGCAAGGTGCGCATTTCCAAATCCGTGCCGGGCATCGGGGAGGAGGCGCTCGCCATCCTCGAACCCGGCCAGTATTTCGGGGAGATGGCGGTCATCGAGGATTCACCCCGCTCCGCGGACGCCATCGCCCACACCTCGTGCACGGTGTGGGTCATCGAGCGCGCGAAGCTGGACCAACTGATGTTCACGGACAAGGACCTGGCCTACGTCCTCCTGTGGACGTTCGTCCGCACGCTGAGCGAGCGGCTTCGAGAGACGAACGACAAGATCAAGGCCTTCTTCGCCATCTCCCGCTTCTAGCCGCCCGCCGCGAGCTTCCTGCTTCCTCGCACGCCAGGAGTGCGGGTGGAGCATCGCTGTCCGTCCCGCCAAAGGGCCGCTTCGCGCGGGTCTGGACGGGCGCAAGCGCGGTGTCCGGGAGTGAACCCCGAAGGCACGTGCCTTGCTCAAGCCCGCCGTCGCGTGGACGGAGGCGGGATGGAACAAGGTGGAGAGGCGTGGGCGGAGCCGGGCGAAGGGGAAGCCACAGGTGGCAGGTCGGTGAGGGCGCGCGGTCCGGCGTTGCCGGGGTTGGGAGCCGCGCGCGAGCGCCTCTTCCGGCTGGGCGCGGAGGCCCTCACCGACCTGGAGCTCCTGGGGCTCTTGTGGACGGAGGGGCTGGGGGACGCGGCGGACGGCGTGGTCAGGGGCGGGCTCAAGGCGCTGGTGCAGGAGGATCCGCGCGTCCTGTGCGCGCGGCGGGGCGTGGGGCCGGCCCGCACGTCCCGGCTGCTGGCGGCGCTGGAGCTGGGACGGCGCGTGCAGCGCTCTCCGGAGAAGCGGCCCCGGCTGCGGAACCCGAAGGAGGTGCACGCGTACCTGGCGCCCACGCTGGCCGCCTTGCGGCGCGAGGTGTTCCACGTGCTGTGCTTCAACCCGCGCAACGTGCTGGTGCACGACGCGCGGGTGGCGGAAGGGACGCTGAGCGCGTGCCCGGTGGATCCGCGCGAGGTGT comes from Corallococcus macrosporus and encodes:
- the trxB gene encoding thioredoxin-disulfide reductase: MSQDKIQKVTIIGSGPAGYTAAIYAARANLEPVVFAGGPTLEHPQRVPGGQLMVTTDVENYPGFPEGITGPELMERFQKQAERFNTVIHMENITKVDFSKRPFLLESESGIQVRSETVIISTGATAKWLGVKGEDTYKNRGVSACATCDGAFYKKQDVLVVGGGDTAMEEATYLAKIVNHVTLIHRRDTLRASKVMQERALNNPKISFMWNSAVEEVVGNAKGMTGAVVRNLKTGDSQLVNAQGLFVAIGHTPNTELFQGILETHQGGYLKTIPGSTRTNIEGVFACGDVQDSYYRQAITAAGTGCMAAIDAERWLIEHGE
- a CDS encoding cyclic nucleotide-binding domain-containing protein — its product is MDAAVLKKVALFEGLTQGQLAKVARIAQPRTHVAGDYLFREGDAGQDMFILADGKVRISKSVPGIGEEALAILEPGQYFGEMAVIEDSPRSADAIAHTSCTVWVIERAKLDQLMFTDKDLAYVLLWTFVRTLSERLRETNDKIKAFFAISRF
- the radC gene encoding RadC family protein — protein: MEQGGEAWAEPGEGEATGGRSVRARGPALPGLGAARERLFRLGAEALTDLELLGLLWTEGLGDAADGVVRGGLKALVQEDPRVLCARRGVGPARTSRLLAALELGRRVQRSPEKRPRLRNPKEVHAYLAPTLAALRREVFHVLCFNPRNVLVHDARVAEGTLSACPVDPREVFAAVLSARATAIVLAHNHPSGDPEPSVQDVGLTEHLARAAGLLGVKLLDHVVVGDSAFVSMLERGILPDSEREGRRRCVTGGGW
- a CDS encoding trans-sulfuration enzyme family protein, encoding MKTKQKTVAVHAGSRLTGSKAVPVIPPIFPAAVNWFDSSDDLSDALDGKDYAYARISAPNAALLEEAVAALEGAEACVAYASGMAALRSLFDAQPWKAGDVLVMPTDGYGVTRALYKNLCARWGVELRPLDQTDPDAPARIREWRPRLVLAESISNPLLRVPDIRALAQACKDAGAVFAVDATFPSPYGQRALELGADYAVQSTSKWLNGHSDALGGTVSGSRARIDPLRSARILSGDVLGPFEAWLTLRGLRTLPVRMKAHNEHAAHVAKRLSDSPLLERVIYPGLSSHPDHAVAGRVLEGGFGPMVAFEIKGAGQKEGDRFLEALRVAKPGPSLGDVGTLVMHAASASARRMTPQERAQAGIRDSLIRVSVGLEDPDDVADDLLAAVAKGAGR